Sequence from the Methanobacterium alkalithermotolerans genome:
GCACTAATCTTCAGTCGGGTAGCAGCATCAACTTCATTTTGATTTAGAACCTCAGTTAATAATTTAAATAAATCAGGGCCATAATTAATGAATTCTTCATAATTTCCATCATAGTCCTCAAGATTTTCTCTAATAACATCATAAAAATCTTTAAATTCAATTTCTTCCATAGATGCACCTCAATAACCTATATTATTAACTTCTAATATATATCTTAACTAATAGTAAAAAATAACTTTCTTACTTATTTTTTAATAATTTTAACTCTAAAATTTGCCCTTGTTTAGGTTTAAGTTCACTTAAGCATTCAATCAAATTTACTTTATCTCTAAAATCATATTCACCGGTTTTATATTTTACCGCACGAGTTTCCCTAATAACTGATTCCATTTTCACTCCTCCCTATCATAATATATTTATACTCTTGATTATTATTTATTTATTGTGAAATCATTAAATGAATTATACACCATAGGCCATAGCAACCATGACCTGGAAAAATTTTTAAAACTACTCCACGATAACCAGGTGCAGCTTTTAGTGGATGTAAGGTCATCCCCCTACAGCAGATATGTGCCTCACTTTAACCGGGAAAATTTAAAGGATTCTTTGAAAAAATGCAATGTTGACTATATCTTCCTAGGGGATAAAATAGGGGGAAAACCTAAAGATCAAAGCTACTACACCGAAGGTAAGGTAAATTTTAATCTTATAGCCCAAAGTGCCCCTTATAAAGAGGGAATTTTGCAATTTATGGAACTTTCATCCCAAACATCTTCAGCTTTACTGTGCTCTGAAGAAGATCCTTACCAGTGTCATCGCCATAATTTAATCACCTCCACACTTCTAGAAAAAGGAGTGGAAGTTAATCATATCCGGGGAAATGGTAAAGTAGAAAAAATTACTCGTATAAGTAAAAAAGATGTACAAACCAAGTTATTCTGATGACCTATGAAAATTTATACCCTTGGATTTACTAAAAAAAGTGCCCGGGAATTATTTTGAAATAATCTATGTAAATATTGATGGCCTATACCCTTTCCCTACTATACTGAATCGTGATTTTTATTAGCCATTTTTATTTTTGAAGGATTTCTAAAAATAGGCTTATTTTTTTTTAGATATTAAAAAAGAAAAATAGGGTTTAAACTGGAAAATTAGAATCCAGTTTTACTTACTTAAAAAAAAGGATAGAATATATTTATTTTATACCAGTAAGGGCAGTACCACATGCAGCACAATATCAGCTGAAAAATGGGATATCATAGCTGATTCTAATCCTTTTTTCCAGTACAACCATCCAAATATCACCCCACCAATACCATTTAAGATCACCGCCCTAAGCACCACCAGGGGAGTAAGGGCCGTAAGTGAACTGGTTACTGGTAAGTGCCCCAGACCAAATAGTACTGCTGATATGATAATAGCTAACCATACCCCGGCAGGGGTGGGTTTTCCCTCAGGAGTACTTTTAATCTTATAAATAATCCACACCACCAGGCTCATGAAAAATAGCCGGAGTGTTATTTCTTCATTTATTCCACCATAGAAAGATGCCAGAAATCCCTGCCAGGCAGGAGGACTAATGGAAGGTTCCAGTAAACTGATGGCTACACCGGCCA
This genomic interval carries:
- a CDS encoding DUF488 domain-containing protein, whose translation is MKSLNELYTIGHSNHDLEKFLKLLHDNQVQLLVDVRSSPYSRYVPHFNRENLKDSLKKCNVDYIFLGDKIGGKPKDQSYYTEGKVNFNLIAQSAPYKEGILQFMELSSQTSSALLCSEEDPYQCHRHNLITSTLLEKGVEVNHIRGNGKVEKITRISKKDVQTKLF
- a CDS encoding CPBP family intramembrane glutamic endopeptidase: MKTFWKLFIILLLASILGAAAITPYTLTLQGLWQDLPVPFYVFLLGTVIQNAVIFAVFIFLGLKIAKKVGLGLPVLEDWLEGREVKSKLKSIMGISVGLGLLAGVLIIGFEYLFSLAGVAISLLEPSISPPAWQGFLASFYGGINEEITLRLFFMSLVVWIIYKIKSTPEGKPTPAGVWLAIIISAVLFGLGHLPVTSSLTALTPLVVLRAVILNGIGGVIFGWLYWKKGLESAMISHFSADIVLHVVLPLLV